The Gammaproteobacteria bacterium genome contains the following window.
TTTTGCAATTGCAGTCATGGCTAGCCATGTTACCCATGATGGTCACTGAAGGATTGTACGATGACTTACGGCTATTTGGCCGATTACGCACCTTGAATGCCTTCGCTGCGGCTAATTTATTACCCCTGCAAGGCGAATGGAAAGGCATGCAACGTCCAAGTTTATTACTGCCAGGCCGACGTGGGCAAATTGCTATTTGGAACCCATTTGATAATCCCGATGGTAATTACAATGTAGCCATTGCAGCCAAATCAGGTAGCGGTAAATCTGTCCTGACGCAAGAATATATTGTCGCGTTATTAGGTTCAGGTGGCAGAGTCTGGGTAATCGATGTTGGCCGCTCTTATGAAAAGACCTGCCATATGCTGGGTGGCGAGTTTATTGAGTTCAAGACCGACAGTCAGATTTCTTTAAATCCCTTTACTTTCATTAAGTACTTCGATGATTCACTCGAAATTTTAAAACCCCTGTTAGCTGCAATGGCAAGACCTAATGGTAACGTTACCGACGAAGAAATGACTTACCTGGAAAAAGCTTTAAAAGCAGCCTGGACGGAATATGGTAATCAGGCCAGCATCACGCAGGTTTCCAATTGGTTATCTCAGCAACAAAATGAAACTTGCGAACGTTTAGGTCATTTGCTTTACACCTACACGCAAGATGGCATGTATGGCAAATATTTTGAAGGTCGCTGCACGCTGAATTTTGACAATCCCTTCGTGGTTTTAGAATTAGAAGAGCTGAAAGCTAAAAAAGACTTGCAGAAAATTGTGTTATTGGTGCTGATGTATCAAATTTCCGAGCGCATGTACTTAGGCACGCGCACGCAAACTAAATCCTGTGTTATAGATGAAGCCTGGGATTTGCTCGATGGCGATAACGAAGGTGCAGCCAAATTTATCGAAACCGGCTACCGCAGGGCACGACGTTATAACGCTAATTTTGTCACCATCACCCAATCCATTAATGATTACTTCAAAAATGCTACCGCCATCGCTGCCTATGAAAATTCTGACTATAACCTGATTCTCGGACAAAAATCTGAAGCGATCGATCAATTAAAAGCTTCTAAACGGCTCAATATGGATGCTTATACTGAACGTCTGTTTAAAGATTTGAAAAAAACAGACGATTATTCCGAATGCATCATCAAAAGCCCACAAGGGCTATCTTTGCATCGCATTATTTTCGATCCCTATTCACGCATTCTCTATTCTTCTAAAGGTGAAGAGTTTGAAGCGGTGAAACAGCTACAAGCACAAGGCTTATCTTTGAAAGACGCTATCGCCAAAGTGGCCGAGCTTAAATTTAAAAAACCCTGACTCTCATAACACAAAGGAGTATTTGCCATTATGTTAACTATTCTTCAACGGAACAAAGCCAAGACACTTGATTTTATCACCCAATTATTAATCGGCATGCTGGGTGCTGCTATCTTGTTTATTTTCTTTCATCTTGAGGTGCCCGCCAAACCCATCGTCACAGTCGATGTTAGTGGTATGATTAATCGATTCATCAAAAGCGAAACAGCCGTTAAATTGCCTCCCGAAAAAATGCAAAAGCAAGTACAAGCATTTGGTAACACTTTAGAAAACACCCTACATACTTTTGCTCGTCAAAAGCAGGTTATTTTATTGCCAAAAGAAGCCGTTATTGCCGGCACAAAAGATGTGAGCCTCGAAATAGAATCACGTTTAAAAGCAAAGCTCCCACCAGCTAATCGTAATTTTTAAAATCTCTGATATCGAGCAAAGTTTATGTTCAATACCCAGCAGTGCATTGTTTGGCTAATGTTGTCATGCCTAACGTTTACTGCATCAGCTAAAAATATCGGTGTTATCGGACAGACCTATCCCATTCAAGAACAAGATTTTCTGCAAACGATTCAACAGGAAATGCAGCAAAAAGTCCAAAGCGGTGAATGGGCAAAATGGCAAGCGCAACAAACGGCAAACCTGCAAAATTATGCTGATCGGCCAACCCCAGTAGATGGATTAACCCCAACGCTCGAAACTCGCACCTGGTTTTATGATCCCACACTGATTGTTCCCTACGATATTCGCGATACCAACAACCGCTTAATTGCTGCCAACGGCTCTCAATTTAACCCCCTAGATATATTGACCTGGACTTATGCCTTGATTTTTTATGATGGCGACAATCCGCAGCAAGTAGCATGGGTACAGCAAATGGATCAAGAATACCAAGGTAAAACCAAGCTGATTCTTGTGAATGGCTCAGTTAAAGAGCAGATGCAACATTTTCAAAAACGCGTGTACTTCGATCAAGGTGGGCATTTGATTTCGCGATTGAATATCACCCATATACCCGCCTTGGTTGTTCAAGAAGGTAAGCAATTAAAGATTACCGAGGTTAAGTTATGAGCTGGAAATGGATAGGTGTATTAGTGACTTTGTTGGTGGCAGTGTCCTCCAGTTCGGCAAGCACCACACCATGCACTGGACGCTTGGTCAATCCCGTCACAGATATCTGCTGGGATTGCTTGTTGCCTATCACTATCGGCTCTACGACGGTTGTATCAGGCCATAATCCCGATACTCCGAATCCAGGTTCACCTGTTTGTATCTGCCCTGGTAACCTCATTCCGCAGGTTGGCACCTCATTAGGTTACTGGGAACCAATGGCGCTAGTAGATGTAACTCGCTCACCTTATTGCCTAGTGAATTTAGGCGGTATACGAATCAGCAGCAGCCCCAACGATGGCGCAGTCGCGGTCGACAACGTCAATGAAAATACCAGCTTCTTCTATGTGCATTGGTATAACTTTCCAGTCATGCAAATACTCAATGAATTCAGCAGTGCCTGTCGGGAAGGTGGAGACTTCTCACTGACCTACTTAAGTGAACTGGATCCCACCTGGGAAGATGATACGTTAGCCTTAACGCTATATCCCGAAACCACACAATTTGCGAATCTCACTTCACAAATGGCCTGTAGTGAAGATGCACTTGCTGCCAGTGCTGGCTTACCTAATGACCAGCTATTTTGGTGTGCTGGAGCGCAGGGAGCAATGTATCCGCTCACGGGACATGTGGGTGAGCATATTGGTGGCGTGCAAGCCAGTGTATTACTCAGCGAACGCTTGGCGTTTAAACTGCATCGCATGGGACAAGTTTCGGACAGCAGTGCCTCAAATTTATGTAGCTCTAGCATAAAGCCGATTATGCCAAAATCAAGATATCGTTATCAGATGGTGAATCCAACACCTACCATCTCCAGCACGGGTTGTCAGCCATTCGGGCGTACCACAATGACTTGGGGTGCAACATTAGAACCACCTACCATCGCTGAAAATTATGGTTATTTAATATGGCGTAAGAGGAATTGCTGCTCATTTTAAATAATGAACGTATACTTTAAATATCATACAAATAATCTTTAAAGTATACGCTAAATTTTACTGATTTCTTTTTCCTTAAAAGATTCTATTACTTTACTTGGTATTCCTAAGTCTTTATAAATGTAAGCAGTTATAATAATATCAAGACATTTGCAAATATCAAAAAGTTCTAGTGAAGAGAGTTTCAACATGTGATTTTTGGGTTTGCCCGCATGTGCTATTTCATTTCTTAAATTACCAATAGCTTTACCTAATGTAATATTTTCTTTATCAATTTTAAGAAGATTTTTTAAGGTTTTTTGAAGAGCAGCTCCGCTATATAAATCAATTGCATAACTATATCTATTTTCGTAATTATATTTTTTATTCCTATCTTTGGTATTATGATATATTTCTTCCAAAATAGCCGTCAAGAAAACATATTCAGATCTAACTTCATATTCATAGAAAGGAGAAAAGCCTGTATAATTTGCAATCTTTTGAATAAAAGTATTATACTGATCAAAATATTTTTTCATCCAAGTTGTTAAAATAGTTTTCATATCTACAGTAAATGGAGTTATGATTAAATGCTGATGAACAATTTCGGATTTAGATAACTCTAAAATTCCGTTCCTAAAATCCGTAAACCCAATTAGCATTGGCAACTGCTGATCTTCTCTGGTCTTATCTTTGGTTTCGATTATTATACGCATCTCAATGGGACGAACAGGAAGATAAAGCAAAAAAGACAGAAATTCATACAAAGACTTTATTATCAGAAACAATTCATTAATATTTTTTTTATTTGTTGCTAAGATTCTAAGCATCGATTTCACATCAGTTCTGAATGCAATATTATAATTTCCGTGGCTTACTTTTAAAGCATTAAAGAAATCTTGTATTTTATCAAAAATATCTTGATCGCTAGTGTTAAATCTATCAACAAAATCCTGGTTAAGCCACTCATAGTATTCGTAATTTATTATTGAAATTTCAATGTCTTTATTGTGGAATAGCTTTTTATCTTTTAATTCAGCTTTTTTTACATTTTTTCTCAAACCTTTTGGGCAACAAAATTCTTGGAAAAATGTAAAATCGGCAATGATACCGCAAAATAATTGATTCTGATGCACATGCTTTCCGAATATTCCAAAATTAACCCTTTCCCTATAAGTAAAGATGTTTATGTTCATGCCTGTTAGATTCATATTGAAATTGCCGAAAAGAGTGCATTTCTGTCCATTTTCTAAAACCCCATGTAAACATCCAGTCGGCTTGATTTTTTGACTTGTTTCGAGAAAAAATTCCAAATAGAAGCCATCTTCTGGTTGATAAATCAGCTTTCCATTAAATTTAAGAGATTCATCGGTATAAAAAAACAATCCTTGCCAATTATAGCTATTAAATTGATTTAAATTTTTCATAAGAGTCCTTTAATTTAATTGAGTAAGAAATATTTATTAGAATAATAGTTTCAAGTGGATTACAAATAGCCTTTAGAGATTTATATGTTTACTATAATTCGTACCATCTTTGTGTTAAGTTTTTTCATGGTTGCAGATAATAGTTTTGCCAAAACTGAGGCTAGCCAAGTGACTGAATCTAAAATGAGCAAAAATGCAGTATTGATTTTTGTATCATTTTCAATGCCACCTGCCAGTTTAACACAATGGTTCAATCAAGCAGAAAAAATACAAGCACCTTTGATAATACGCGGCTTAGTTAATCAATCTTTCCAACAAACACAGACACAGATTCATGGATTGCTTACAGAACACTCTGGGTGGGTTATTTTAGATCCACACTTGTTTGATCAGTATCAAATTAACCAGGTTCCTGCAGTGGTGGTGCGCGATACTTCTACCTCCTGTTCACCAGATCAAAGCTGCATTTATCCCTATGACATAGTGTATGGCAATGTGAATTTGGAATATGCGCTGCAAACCATAGCTCAGCGAGGCGATAACATCGCCATTGCACAGACCTTATTACAAAAATTGCGAGAAAATGGTTCATGAAACTATGGGTTTTAACTCTGATGTTATTCTCTTGTTTTTGTTCTACTGTCCTTGCAGATGACTTCTGGGAACAACATGCAGTTGGCTGGCACTGGTACCAGGATCCAAGGGCAAATCAAACTCCCTCAGCACCTATGGATCCTGTCCAAATTATGGAAACATGGCAGCGGCAAGTCAAATATTCACTAGACCAAGCGATTTTAGACCCCACCCCAGACAATGTACGTAACTATATCACCTTGCAAAATCAGATCAGCTCACAAGCCAGCCAATTTGCCCAAACTTGGCAAGCAGTATTACTAAGCTATCCGCAACTCGATTACTCTTTGAAACATCCCACTAATAATGTCGCCAAACAAATCTACCTCGATCAACAGCAACAGGATGAAACCACTGCAATCCAGCAATTAGCTCAACATAGCGGCTTATTCTTTTTCTACCGCAGCACTTGTCCCTATTGCCAACGCTTCGCACCCATTGTGAAAGATTTTTCTCAACGCTATAGCATTACAGTGGTTCCGATTACCACCGATGGGATTGCACTGCCTAGCTTTCCTGCCTCTCGAATCGATCAAGGTCAGGCAGCTCACTTCAATGTCACTGAGGAACCGGCGTTGTTCACGGTTGATCCCTATACGCATCAAGCCGTACCTGTGGGTTATGGTTTGATGACCGAAGATGAATTGCGCCAACGCATATTGCATATTGCACAAAATTGGCAAAAATCAGGAGTGAGTCCATGAGAAAAGTAATAGTCTTATTTTCCATGTGGATCGTAATAGCACCAGCCTTTGCCAGCATTAATTCAGATTTAAATAACTTCTTTAATGGTATGGGTTTTTCCAATAATGAAACAGCACCCAATGCTTACCATAGTCAGGAAGCCGGTTATTACAGCGGCGGCAGTCTATTTGCGCGGGATAGCGTGCGAGATGTGCAAATAGTTCAGGTGGATTTACCCAGCTTTCGTTCCGGTTGCGGGGGGATTGATCTATTTACCGGTGGATTTTCATATGTAAATTCTAAGCAACTGGTCGATGCCATGCAAAATATCATCAACAATTCACTTGGGTACGCATTTAATTTAGCGCTAGAGAGTACAACCCCCGAAATTGCCAATGTGATGAAATACATCAATACGCTGTCTAATGACATCAATCGCGCCAACATTAACTCTTGCGAAACTGCCGCAGGTCTAGTCGGTGCAGCTTGGCCGAAGACCCATGTAGCCCAGCAACAAGTTTGCCAGGATATCGGCACTAACAATGGGATATTTACTGATTGGGCAGCTGCTCGCGAAGGTTGCAGCACCGGTGGTGATATGACTCCCATTCTAAATGGGGCAAGTAACAACCCCAATTATAAGAGCATGTTATTGGCTAATGGCAATATTGCATGGAAAGCTATCCAACAAAATAGCTTTTTAAGCAGTGATGTGCAGCTTGCCGAATTATTCATGTCCTTGTCTGGGACAATCATTGTTCAGGGTGGCGGTAACGATAAAACGGGGAACCAATTCAAAGTATTATCTTCTTTGGCAGCTGATGATCAATTGTTGAAAGCATTGTTGCATGGCGGCTCTGCGAAAATCTATGCTTGTGATACGACATCAGGTGATGGCTGTTTAAACCCTTCTATTCAAACTATTTCTATCTCGCAAGATGCAGGTTTACAAACACAAGTGGCTAAGCTGCTAAATGATATGACAGATAAAATTTTATCAGACACAGCATTGACTCAAGAAGAAATTGGTTTGTTGCAAGCGACCCGTTTACCGATTTATAAAATGCTCAATGTGCAAAGTGCGTTTGCTGGTGATAAATCTATCTTAGATCTCACCAGTTATGCTGATGTCATAGCGACTGACATACTGTTTCAATATTTGGATGAAAATTTATCCGTGGTGCATACCAGTGTAGGAAGTCTGCAATATCCAGATAACATTATGGCGCAATTTGAGAGCAGCATTAGCCAAGCGCGAACTGGAATTCGCGCTGCTCAACAAAACGCATATGCGCAGATCGCCATTGCCAGTCAATTGATTGAGCAGACACAAAATATTGAACAAATGTTGGCAGGTCAATTATCAGCGCAACTGACAAATACTTTAAAATGGGCTGATAATTTGCGAGAATAATTTGTTAAAAAAATTTATTCATTTTAAGCAATAACAATGTCGAAAATCTTATACTAATCATCATTCTTATCTAAAAAAATTGCTGATTTCCACTCATGAAGAAAATTTTTTCCTTTTTCTGTAATGATATAAGTTTTCGGTGCGAGACCTATTATATTGGCTCCTGTTTTTCCATCGTGAACCAAAAGTCCATCTTTGATTAAATACATAATATCAATATCACGATCTAAAAGAGGTAGAGTTTTGTCTGCTTCTGGGTTATCTAAAAAATATTCCAAAATACGTTTCTCATATGAGTTGTATCTATGATTCAGTACCATGAGATTTTTTTTAATATTTATCATTTCTTCTAGCGTCATATATTTTTCTTTTTTGTCATGAAATCTTCCATGGCAATTTTTACAAAGTATTATTAAATTGAAAAAATCATTTTTACCATTATTTTTGACTGGATTAATATGCGCATGTTCTAAAGGTGAGTTTGCACGGCAAGTTGGTATTGCACAACGCCATCCGACTTCTCGCATTAATTCTCTTTTAAGTTTTTCTGGTATAGATTTTCTTTTGTTCATTTTTGATCCTTTAAAATTTAAATTTTTAATAAATTTACATTGCCTAATTCAACTGTAAAATCCTATTGCGTTAAATTTTTTAAGATAAAAAAATAGAGAGAGTTTATTATTTTTCAACAAAGAATATTTATTGGTGGCAGGCAAGTATATGGCTCTAGAATTTTCTGTTGTCACTTATGGTAATGGCGATATCTTGCGCGAAGTATTTAACGCCATCGCCGCTACCATGAACAGTGATTCCGTTTATAGCACATTGATCCACCTGGCTATTGGTTTGGCTGGTGTCTGGACAATGCTGGATTTAATTCATAAACGCAATTTAACTGTATTAGTACGCTGGTTCGCTCTATATTATCTGGCATTTTACGTGGTGTTCTTTCCCAAGGCTACCGTTAACATTATCGATCGGGTTGCACAAGGTAAAGTTTATACTGTCGATAATGTGCCCTTGGGTCTAGCCGCGTTAGCAAGTTACACCAGTGTTATAGGTGACAGCTTAACGCAATTAACTGAACAAAATTTTTCCCTCCCTGATGATTTGCGCTACGGTCAAACTGGCATGGTAATGGCTTCTAGCTTAGTCACCGCCGCCAGCACTTTTCAGATTACTGACCCCGTCTTTGAAAATAACCTACAAGATTTTATCAACCAATGTGTATTTTATGACCTACTGCTCAACAAATACTCTGCGCAAGACTTGTTAACAACCTCTAACATTTGGCAGTTCGTTACTCAGAATGCTTCCCCAGCCAGAGCTTTTATGTATAACAATACTGTGGTCACTTGCAAAGATGGCGTTGCTTCTTTGGCGCATGATTGGCAAACAGCCATCGAACAAGCCGAAGAGCGCTACGGTGCCAGATTATTCCCCAACCAAGCCAATGCAAAAACCCAATTATTACAATACTTGCCGATCAGCTACAACTTCCTCACTAACTTATCCGAAGATGCTTCCAGCCTGATGCAGCAAAACATGATGGCCAATGCCCTGCAAAACGGCATCTTAGGCTGGGGTGCGCGCAGTAAAGCACCTGCTGCCCTCGAGTCTTATGCATTCAATAAATCCCAACAGCAAAACCGTATCGGCAACCGCACTATTGGTGATATGGCCGCTTATTGGCTGCCCCTATTAAAAAACATTTTTGAAGGCATTTTGTATGGCTCTTTCGTGTTTGTTTTTGTGATGCTGTTGTTTCCATTTGGTTTGGTGGTGCTGCGTAATTATGCGTACTCGTTACTTTGGGTACAACTATGGGCGCCGCTTTACGCTATCATCAACTTGTTTGTAAATTTCTATGCACAATACCATAGCCTCGGTGCAACCATATTGAGTGGTGGCTCCAATGCATTAACTCTCTCAACCCTTTCCGGCTTAGCTCAGGTCAATGCCGATATGTCAGGATTAGCCGGTTACCTTTCTCTCAGCGTGCCCCTGCTGGTCACCGGCATCGTTGCCGGCATGCATCGAGTTCTGGCACATGCAGCACAATATGTGGGTGGATCTTTGCAATCCAGTTCTACCAGCAGCGCTGGAGAAGCTGCAAGCGGTAATTTCAGCTTAGCTAATACACATTTCAGCACCCATCAAGCCCACAACACCTCCGCTAATCATTTTGACACAACGGCACGGACTTTCTCCGGCATGATTACCAGTCAAATGCCAGGTGGATCCACGCTCAGTATGGCAGCCGATGGGTCAGCGATCATGAATAATCAAAGCGCCATTTCCAATCTCGGCACAACAATTAAGTTAGCTTCATCTATTCGCGCCACTGCAATGCAACAGGCTGATAGTTCTTATTCCGCAGCGCTAAGCCATCAACAAGCCTATAGCGATGCGATGTCAGAGGCCGAGCGAGGTGTTCTGGAGCTTAGTTTACAACAAGGAATTTCACAATCGCACGGGCAATCATTTGTAACCAGTAATAGTGCCAGCGCTACGCAAGCGCTGAGCCAAGTGGTACAGCAAAGTAATCGTGTAACAGATGGTAAAAGTAATTCCGATACTGCTTCCAGAGGTCATACTACAACAATAGGCGCACAAGCCAGCGTGGGAGCTGGACTACCTGGCGTTAGTCCAGTCCAAGCCTCCATATCAGCCAGTGGCGGTATCAGTGAAAGCTGGGCGGGTACTCATGCAGAGCAGAAATCACATTCCACTTCACAAGAATTAAGTCATAACGCCAGTTACAGCCAAAATGTGGATAATGTGATGCGAGCAGTTTCGGAAGGAAGTTATCGAGCTTCTACTGAGCAAGGAGAACGATTGTTGCATAATATTTCATTATCATTAGAGCGTGCGCATCAGGAGCAAGTATCTGCGAACAGTCAATTTCAACAAGCACAAACTTATAGAGAAGTCGCAAGTGTTGCCGAGGAAAATATGACAACTATCGACAGTAATGCAACACAGGAGTTTATGGGACAGTTGCAGCACAGCGGACAGTCCATGCGTGCGATAGAGCAGACAATGGTTAACCATCCACAACAGGCGCAAGCGATGGCGGATCAGTTTGTGCAGACAAAAACGCAGGAATATCTGGCGCATTTTCATCAACAAGAAGCGTCAAC
Protein-coding sequences here:
- the traC gene encoding type IV secretion system protein TraC, coding for MKNWFNFSRWGEIISNCLGESMQFGVSKKTPSSQILGDFFDQYPLSSLLPYETYDPDTQLFYNKKSQGFMLEVSPLTGANEQTVQILASLLTDVLPTSADLQCLLWASDKVGDSIDAFAIERSQHSGIFSWLAQKRAEFLKNGTLQSLAADGNFILRDFKLYLVVSMPHKNQTNIEELSQVRDDITSSLRSLQMASRNIPIENFLSLMTDLLNPSSTCYAAHQPWHELDALSLQMTDPEYQLTVHPNQLKLNSEQENWDIRCFTVRDFPQTMTQWLMSENLGQLFNNALQIPCPFLISLHVRPLDQEKSSARAQMNFLNKDSTARSPLAKFKPTIRQEHHDWAFVRDRLAEGDRLVKVFYQVVIYAQPNYATSAERKVRDLYRANGWKLRKEAFLQLQSWLAMLPMMVTEGLYDDLRLFGRLRTLNAFAAANLLPLQGEWKGMQRPSLLLPGRRGQIAIWNPFDNPDGNYNVAIAAKSGSGKSVLTQEYIVALLGSGGRVWVIDVGRSYEKTCHMLGGEFIEFKTDSQISLNPFTFIKYFDDSLEILKPLLAAMARPNGNVTDEEMTYLEKALKAAWTEYGNQASITQVSNWLSQQQNETCERLGHLLYTYTQDGMYGKYFEGRCTLNFDNPFVVLELEELKAKKDLQKIVLLVLMYQISERMYLGTRTQTKSCVIDEAWDLLDGDNEGAAKFIETGYRRARRYNANFVTITQSINDYFKNATAIAAYENSDYNLILGQKSEAIDQLKASKRLNMDAYTERLFKDLKKTDDYSECIIKSPQGLSLHRIIFDPYSRILYSSKGEEFEAVKQLQAQGLSLKDAIAKVAELKFKKP
- a CDS encoding TrbI F-type domain-containing protein, yielding MLTILQRNKAKTLDFITQLLIGMLGAAILFIFFHLEVPAKPIVTVDVSGMINRFIKSETAVKLPPEKMQKQVQAFGNTLENTLHTFARQKQVILLPKEAVIAGTKDVSLEIESRLKAKLPPANRNF
- the traW gene encoding type-F conjugative transfer system protein TraW, whose amino-acid sequence is MFNTQQCIVWLMLSCLTFTASAKNIGVIGQTYPIQEQDFLQTIQQEMQQKVQSGEWAKWQAQQTANLQNYADRPTPVDGLTPTLETRTWFYDPTLIVPYDIRDTNNRLIAANGSQFNPLDILTWTYALIFYDGDNPQQVAWVQQMDQEYQGKTKLILVNGSVKEQMQHFQKRVYFDQGGHLISRLNITHIPALVVQEGKQLKITEVKL
- the traU gene encoding conjugal transfer pilus assembly protein TraU, whose protein sequence is MSWKWIGVLVTLLVAVSSSSASTTPCTGRLVNPVTDICWDCLLPITIGSTTVVSGHNPDTPNPGSPVCICPGNLIPQVGTSLGYWEPMALVDVTRSPYCLVNLGGIRISSSPNDGAVAVDNVNENTSFFYVHWYNFPVMQILNEFSSACREGGDFSLTYLSELDPTWEDDTLALTLYPETTQFANLTSQMACSEDALAASAGLPNDQLFWCAGAQGAMYPLTGHVGEHIGGVQASVLLSERLAFKLHRMGQVSDSSASNLCSSSIKPIMPKSRYRYQMVNPTPTISSTGCQPFGRTTMTWGATLEPPTIAENYGYLIWRKRNCCSF
- a CDS encoding HEPN domain-containing protein, with protein sequence MKNLNQFNSYNWQGLFFYTDESLKFNGKLIYQPEDGFYLEFFLETSQKIKPTGCLHGVLENGQKCTLFGNFNMNLTGMNINIFTYRERVNFGIFGKHVHQNQLFCGIIADFTFFQEFCCPKGLRKNVKKAELKDKKLFHNKDIEISIINYEYYEWLNQDFVDRFNTSDQDIFDKIQDFFNALKVSHGNYNIAFRTDVKSMLRILATNKKNINELFLIIKSLYEFLSFLLYLPVRPIEMRIIIETKDKTREDQQLPMLIGFTDFRNGILELSKSEIVHQHLIITPFTVDMKTILTTWMKKYFDQYNTFIQKIANYTGFSPFYEYEVRSEYVFLTAILEEIYHNTKDRNKKYNYENRYSYAIDLYSGAALQKTLKNLLKIDKENITLGKAIGNLRNEIAHAGKPKNHMLKLSSLELFDICKCLDIIITAYIYKDLGIPSKVIESFKEKEISKI
- the trbC gene encoding type-F conjugative transfer system pilin assembly protein TrbC yields the protein MFTIIRTIFVLSFFMVADNSFAKTEASQVTESKMSKNAVLIFVSFSMPPASLTQWFNQAEKIQAPLIIRGLVNQSFQQTQTQIHGLLTEHSGWVILDPHLFDQYQINQVPAVVVRDTSTSCSPDQSCIYPYDIVYGNVNLEYALQTIAQRGDNIAIAQTLLQKLRENGS
- the traF gene encoding type-F conjugative transfer system pilin assembly protein TraF codes for the protein MKLWVLTLMLFSCFCSTVLADDFWEQHAVGWHWYQDPRANQTPSAPMDPVQIMETWQRQVKYSLDQAILDPTPDNVRNYITLQNQISSQASQFAQTWQAVLLSYPQLDYSLKHPTNNVAKQIYLDQQQQDETTAIQQLAQHSGLFFFYRSTCPYCQRFAPIVKDFSQRYSITVVPITTDGIALPSFPASRIDQGQAAHFNVTEEPALFTVDPYTHQAVPVGYGLMTEDELRQRILHIAQNWQKSGVSP
- a CDS encoding conjugal transfer protein TraH, whose amino-acid sequence is MRKVIVLFSMWIVIAPAFASINSDLNNFFNGMGFSNNETAPNAYHSQEAGYYSGGSLFARDSVRDVQIVQVDLPSFRSGCGGIDLFTGGFSYVNSKQLVDAMQNIINNSLGYAFNLALESTTPEIANVMKYINTLSNDINRANINSCETAAGLVGAAWPKTHVAQQQVCQDIGTNNGIFTDWAAAREGCSTGGDMTPILNGASNNPNYKSMLLANGNIAWKAIQQNSFLSSDVQLAELFMSLSGTIIVQGGGNDKTGNQFKVLSSLAADDQLLKALLHGGSAKIYACDTTSGDGCLNPSIQTISISQDAGLQTQVAKLLNDMTDKILSDTALTQEEIGLLQATRLPIYKMLNVQSAFAGDKSILDLTSYADVIATDILFQYLDENLSVVHTSVGSLQYPDNIMAQFESSISQARTGIRAAQQNAYAQIAIASQLIEQTQNIEQMLAGQLSAQLTNTLKWADNLRE
- a CDS encoding HNH endonuclease signature motif containing protein, encoding MNKRKSIPEKLKRELMREVGWRCAIPTCRANSPLEHAHINPVKNNGKNDFFNLIILCKNCHGRFHDKKEKYMTLEEMINIKKNLMVLNHRYNSYEKRILEYFLDNPEADKTLPLLDRDIDIMYLIKDGLLVHDGKTGANIIGLAPKTYIITEKGKNFLHEWKSAIFLDKNDD
- a CDS encoding conjugal transfer protein TraG N-terminal domain-containing protein; the protein is MALEFSVVTYGNGDILREVFNAIAATMNSDSVYSTLIHLAIGLAGVWTMLDLIHKRNLTVLVRWFALYYLAFYVVFFPKATVNIIDRVAQGKVYTVDNVPLGLAALASYTSVIGDSLTQLTEQNFSLPDDLRYGQTGMVMASSLVTAASTFQITDPVFENNLQDFINQCVFYDLLLNKYSAQDLLTTSNIWQFVTQNASPARAFMYNNTVVTCKDGVASLAHDWQTAIEQAEERYGARLFPNQANAKTQLLQYLPISYNFLTNLSEDASSLMQQNMMANALQNGILGWGARSKAPAALESYAFNKSQQQNRIGNRTIGDMAAYWLPLLKNIFEGILYGSFVFVFVMLLFPFGLVVLRNYAYSLLWVQLWAPLYAIINLFVNFYAQYHSLGATILSGGSNALTLSTLSGLAQVNADMSGLAGYLSLSVPLLVTGIVAGMHRVLAHAAQYVGGSLQSSSTSSAGEAASGNFSLANTHFSTHQAHNTSANHFDTTARTFSGMITSQMPGGSTLSMAADGSAIMNNQSAISNLGTTIKLASSIRATAMQQADSSYSAALSHQQAYSDAMSEAERGVLELSLQQGISQSHGQSFVTSNSASATQALSQVVQQSNRVTDGKSNSDTASRGHTTTIGAQASVGAGLPGVSPVQASISASGGISESWAGTHAEQKSHSTSQELSHNASYSQNVDNVMRAVSEGSYRASTEQGERLLHNISLSLERAHQEQVSANSQFQQAQTYREVASVAEENMTTIDSNATQEFMGQLQHSGQSMRAIEQTMVNHPQQAQAMADQFVQTKTQEYLAHFHQQEASTPAKVAQEFKENNQSLSVEKQHNNPIAAYQSNQEKITEKADKSGLASNISTDKISAGNTMTHPVNTVSEKAVNKK